The Equus asinus isolate D_3611 breed Donkey chromosome 14, EquAss-T2T_v2, whole genome shotgun sequence genomic sequence ggggggagggggacATTTGGAGGAAGGGTAAGGTGGGGGAGACAAGTGGGGACGGTGCCAGAAGGGGCAGGGGGACAGGTGGGGCAGGGTACCCACCGGCCCGGGATGCTGCTCCAGAAGCACTGGATGTCTGCCAAGGTCAGGTAGAGCTCGAAGAGCCCTGAGGCCACCTCCAGGGTCATCTTGGGACTCAGCTCCTCTGTCAACACCCATGCCTCCTCAGCCACCTGCCCAGGAGGATTGAGTCAGGCCGACGCCAACAAGGAAACCCAGGCCCCTTCCCAGTCAGGGGgcctctccccactgccccctcctcaCCAGGCGCTCCAGCTGCCGGAAGGTGAGGGTGAAGAAGTCGACCTTGACAATGCTGCAAAGGACACACCTCAGACACCTGCtcgtccccacccccacccggcgGCAGCACTTGAAGGGCTGGGtgcaggggcagcagggagagCCCGGGCCCACCTGTGGAAGAGGCTGGCGTAGATGCCGTAGCAGGACTGCAGGTCCTCGTAGACGGCGTCAGCCAGCTCGACCAGCCCCACAAGGCGCTGCGGCCCCGGCTGCAAGGAAGCCCGGTTCACACTGACCTTTTGGCCTGCACTCACCTGccacctgcctcccctcccctgtggCCATGGCCCTGAGCGGCACCTGCTCACGAGGACTCTTGCTGTTCAGGAGCCTGTCGTACCATTCCCGGTTGCCTCTCTGCAAGGCAAACCACCAGGGCAGCGtggtggaagggaggaagggcaaTGAAGTGTGCAGTACAGCAAGCCAGGGCCAGTGgacggggcaggggcaggagtggGGCATGGCATGGGGGCAGGGCAGCTGTGGGATGCAGGGCAGGGGCTGGACAATTAGCCAAGACCAGGCTCCTAGACACACCTTCAGGGCAGCAGCGATGTCCATGTTGAGCTCCGTCTCGAACGGGCAGATCTCAAAGGCAGGCTGGAAGAGCTGCAGCTTGCCAAGACACCTGGGTGAGGGGCCGCCTGCTGATGGAGGCTGCCCCACCCGGTCCCCTACCCCGACCCCATGCACGGCTGCACCCACTTCAGCAGCAGCTCCAGGCGGTAGACGGCCGTGCTGTTGGTGGCAGGGAAGTAGTCTCGGAGCTGGCGCAGCAGCCGCAGCCCAAACTCAGAGAAGGCGGAGAAGCTGTCGGCCAGGCTCTCTTCCTGGGGGGACAGGGCCCTTCAGAGCTGATCCCTCAGCGCCCTCCCCTGGCGGGGCCAGCCCGTCCTCAAGGCTCTGCCCTTTGCACGGCACCACAACTGTTTCCTCTGCCCCACTCTTCTCTGTTGCTCTGCTGACCCAGGTGCACAGCCTCTCTCACCCGTTTAACTCCATATCGACTTCCCAGGCCGTGCTCCCGCCAGGGCAGAACTCGGCCCCTCACTGTCTGCCCAGCCCGAGCAGGCCCACGGCACACCCTCCAGGAACGGCATTTTCAGCAACGCGGCCGAGCCCACCTGCTCCTGGGGCAGCGAGGCCGACTCCTCCCAGTGCGCCTGCATGTCCTCCAGCAGCCCCAGCAGGTAGCCGTAGTCCAGGGTCCGGGTCTGATGGTGGCGGCTGCTGACCTGCCAGTGCCTGTGGGGGCCCGGCCCACGATTGGGACAGCGGCGTCATGTCCGGTCCCCCAAGACCGTGTCCCCCAAGTGGCCCGGCGTGAGCCTCCAgctcccaccccgccccctcGCGGCCCCATCCGCTCAAAGACCCACCTGCCCAAATCGCGGTCCCGCCCACTAGACACCCCGCCCCTTCCAGAACCCCGCCCACTCGCAGCCTCATACCTTGCCAGGCCCCGCCCACTCACCGCCCCTCCCCTTATAGGGCCCCGCCCACACAGCGCACCActccctccccggcctcgccctaGTGCCCTGCCCGCTAGGGGTCACACCCACTCAGTCCCGCCCACCGGCAGCACCGCCCCCTTCCCTTGCCCCCCAATCACAGCACCGCCTCTCCCCACACCACGCCCTCGCGGCCCCGCCCACTCACAGCACCGCCAGCTGCAGGGCCGACAGGTTGCTCTGCGCGCCGTGCAGGCACAGCACGGTGGCCGCAGGTCCGCTGAGCTCGCCGCGCCAGCTGCTCGAGTTGGGCTGGGGAAGAGGCCGAACGTGGGTGGAGACAGAAGacccccatcccctcccagcCCCGATCTCCGGCCTCCCCGGTCGCCTTCCCTAGGCCACGCCTGGCCGCCCCCGGGTCTCTGGGGACACCGCTACCTCGTCAGTTCGGTGCTCGAACTGCAGCAGACGGCTGAGCAGCAGCAGGTAGGACAGGAAGCCTGACCGCCCGCGCTGGCTCATGGCTGTGTCCCTCTGGAACGCAGAGACCGCCCATCACCAGCTCTGCCCCAGCCCACGGGTGGGGGTGCAGGGCAGGGGGTGCAGGGTGGGGTCCCTGAGGCTCCCCACCTGCGTGGTGATGAGCTTGAGGACCAGCTGGCAGTCGCCCTGCACGCGGGAGGCACTGGAGCGCGGTTCCAGCTTGAACCAGCGGTCCTCGCCAGCCACAGGCACCTCCTGGAGGAAGGGGGGTCACACAagtcctcctccctcttcctcccacagACCCTCCGGGAACTGGGAGAACACAGGCCTCCTCTCCCCCTTGAACACGTGTGACCagcacacagtgagtgctcagcATGCCTGGACACAGGAAGCCCTGGGAAGATATCCTGCCCCCCCACCCAGCACGGTGGCCCCCCAAGCCCAAGAAGGATGGGAGACTCTTGGGGGATCACAAGACACAGCCATGGGCAGTCCCCCAAGAGGGTGGTGCAACCAGCAGAGGTTGCATGAGTGAAGCCCCTGTGCCCACTCACCCTGATGGGTATGTTGAGGCACCCAAGGAAGTCATCGGTATGGTCCTCCGTGGGCCCTGCTGTCCCATTTGCACGGGCTGACTTGACAATCTGTTTGAAATACCTGGGCAGAGCAGGATGGGCATCATGTCTGTGGTCCCTGGGGAGCCAGCCACCACTCACTGGCCCCCGAGGCCAAGCTGCTGGTGCAGGGTCTGAGGGGCACAAGGGTCCCACCTGACATACCTGCTCATGCCCTTCAGGCCAATGACTTCATTCAGCTTCCTGCACGCTTCCACCAGGGACACGTCATCATCATGGTCCCTGGGGGTCGGGACAAGAGGGGGGGGCCTGGCTTGCCTGGAGCCCAGTCCAGCCCTGAGTacaccccccactccccccagACCAGAGACGCCCACACCCCCAGCCCTACAGGGCACAGAGGCCAATACCAGATGTCCAGGTGGAGCTGGTCCGTGCTGACATCCTCGATCTCACTATAAGGAGAACAGAGTGATGCCCATGAGGGTTCGGGGTGGTCCTcagtccagggctggggcagggacaaCTTCCAGAGCCACAGGGAGGGGTCATGAGCTCCTGCTTTGGAGACAGGCTGCCCAGGTTTGAATCTGGACTGTGTGGCCATGGGGGCATGATgcccctctcagagcctcagtttcctcctctggaaagtgGGCATATGACCAGCCCCCCTCATTTCCCTGGGGCAGTCACTAAGACCAGGGACAGCTGTGAGCTGTCACTCTCAGGTCACAGCCATCTGCATGCAGCCCCAGGACCAGCTCTGGCCCTGCAAGCAGCCCCATGCCTGACCACTCTGCTGCCCAGCTGGGCGAGGGACCTTACAAGAGGAAGTGCTCCTTCCAGACAGGGTTCAGGGTGCTGCTCTTGACTTCGGTGACCTGGATGCACTTGGCTGGCAGTGGGCCGCCACGCTTGCTGCCCTTGCGGAAGCTGAAGCGCTGCTCCTTGTGCGAGCCCGGCTCCCGCGGGGTGCCCGAGGCCGGCAGGATGCCCAGCATGCAGTATGGGTCACTGAAGCCTGGGACACGGTGGGTGCTTCAGCCTCTGACCCCAGGCCCTCCATCCCTCCATGGCCACAAGGCCTGGGTGCGGCCAAGGTCCCGGCTGGTCCCCACTCACCATTGGGGTCTTTGGCCAGCAGGTTCTTGGCACGCATGACGGAAACTTTCAGGGCGTACGTAGGGGCCTGCAGGCAGAGGGGTGCCGAGGGACCTCCCAGGGCTCAGCATGGACATGACAGGGCCCTGCCCTGTGCCCGCTTCACCCCTTCACCCCTGGCCAAGGGCACTGCGGCAGGTCAGTGTCTGCTTGGGTGGGCAGCAGCCTCACCTTGGCCTTCTTCACGCGCTCAATGGCCTCAGCATGCTCTTCGGGGCTGGTGCTGAACACCTGTGCAGGGCAGGCAGGTGTGAGGGCCCAGGTGACCGCTGAGGCGGGGCTGGCCATCATCCCGGGGACCTCAGGGATGGCCCCAGGCAGGGATGCCTGGTCGCAAACCTCGCGGGTCGGGGGAGAACACAGGTGAAGAGGAAAGGTATGTCTGTGCATCCATCCTTCCTCCTGAGTGTCCATCCCTTGGTTTGTCCTTCTTTCTacccttctctgtgtgtgtctgtccatcGCTCCATCATTCTGGGTGTGCCTGTCAgcctgtgtgtgcgtgtctgcCTGCAcgcacatctgtgtgtgtgtgtgctgttcgGGTAATGAGAATGTCAGCAGGTACAGGAGTGGGTCAGGGGTGGGCAGTGGTCTCAATCCTCAGAGCGGGGCAGGCCTGGCCAGCAGGGTGGGCGGGGCTGACAGGGCTCACCTGCTGAAGGTAGCTCAGTAGGGCCTCCTGGTCGTTCACCTGCTCAGGGCCCATGGTTCCTGCGCGGTGAAGGACCGTGTACAGGGCTTCCTCATAGAGCATCTGCACCTGTGGGTCGGGTGGGGAGCACACCTGAGTCCAGGCCACCCCGCCCTGTCTCCCTTCAGCCCTGGCCACAGAGGGGTCTCAGCCTGCTTGTGTCCACCCCCTGcatgcccagcccccagccttcaGCAGCCCCCCTCACTGGCAGAGCCCAGACTCTGCCTCAGTACCTTTACACCTGCCATGCCCTCCACTGGGGGCCCCTCCTCACGTCTGACCTCCGCTCCTTACTCACTTCCATGGGAGGCCTGAGCCATCCACTCCTGCCACCTTTGCTATCCACCTATCCCCAGACCCtgggcccagcacacagtagacatgttcacagcccctccctggggccAGACCCTGtgcccctcacctcctcctgggTCAGGGCTCTCAGGCCACGGTTGGGATCCACGGGCTCAGCGGGGGCTGGTGAGCCGCTGCGCAAGAGGACCTGTGAGGAGGGCACTGGGGTGAGGGCCTCCGAGGGTAGGGATCCTGGCTGCCCCCCCAGGATCCAAGGCCAGCAGGCAGGGATTgctccagggagggagggagtcgAGGGGCggaggctggaggcagagggggaaggCTCTGGGGAGGCCTGGCACGGTGCCCCCATGCGGTCAGCAGGCCCGAGCCCTGTCCTCACCTCGGGGCACGGCAGGCCCTGTCTGCCTTCCCCCTTCTTCAGGATGCGGCGCATCTGGGAGAAGAACTCCACGCCATCCCCAGGTTTCCTGTGGGAAAGGCCAGGCTGGAGGTCAGCTGATGCTCCTGGAAGCTCATGGCTCACAGCACGCACCAGCCCCTGCCCGGGACCAGCAACCAGCCCACACGACCAAGGGGGGCCTCCTGGGTCTCTGCACGGCTGGGGTGTAGTATGACGGGCACAGTGCACCCCCTGGCCTGGGGTTTGGGCCCTCCTGGGCTCTCCTGGGGGCCTGTGCTGGGGCAGCTGGTGTGTGAGGTCCAGTGAGGATGACTGTGTGGGGTGGGGCCGTGGGCACCCACCAGGCCCCTGTGGGGGGCTCCTGAGGGTCGGCGCTGGTGCTCCCCGGCTCCTCCTCGGTCCTCCGGCGGAAGGACGGGCACACCTGCACCTGCCTGAGCACACTGCTCTTGATGTCCAGCAGGGTGGACATGGCGGGCGACCTGTGGGTAGAGAGCACAGCCGGGGCCTCCAGTTTCCACTCGTTCATTCGGTCAGTGGCACTGCCACACTGTCCCCAGTAGTCACGTCAGGTGCTACATCGAGCAATTACTGAATTAAGCAAAAACCCACAGAAGAAGCCGCATTCCTGACGGGCCGGAACAGCCTCCTGATGGGACTGCCCGTGGTGCAGGAGGAGGAGCGCCTCCGAGGGAGCAGTGGCTGGTGGAGGGGCACCTGGCACCATCAAGGCCACCAGAGGCGGGGGTGGGGACAGCAGAGGCCCGGGagcccacccccaaccctggaCTGTGCTGGGTACCCAAGGGGCCATGAGAACTCCTGCTGGTGGCCTGGGCAAGTTGCTTGGTCTCTCTTAGCCTTtgtgtcctcatctgcaaaatgggagacCCCTGCAGGGTAGCTCTGGGGATGGGACAGGGCTGTAAGAGGTGATAGTAGTGCTGGGCACAGTCCTTGCTCCATCGCTGGGAGCTGCTGGATTTCACTGGGGGGGGCAGTTCTTCCACACTCCCACCCCCTATCCATCCAGGGCTGGGACCCTGGCCGTGTCCCTGGGATCTTAGGACAATGCGACAGGGAGTGCCTCTGTCTCCTGGGGGCTTCGCTCGGGGGACCAAGATGTGGGAGAAACTGTCTCACTCAGCACCCACAGGCTACTCTGGGCCAGGGCAGGCAAAGGCCCTGGAGGAGGCAAGCCCTAGCCAGAACCCCGGAGATGTCCTGGAGAAGGGCCTGGGCAAGAAGAGGCCAGTGGGCACGGCCAGTGGAGCCGCAGCCACCACACCTGGGGCTTCCCTGCAACCAGGCCTTCAGCCCACGTGGCCAAGATGCATGAGAGGACTCACTGGGGGTCCTTACCCTCCAAGCACAGCCAGATCAATACCCTATCCTCACCCCGTGGGCTGCCCCCCGAGCAGAGCCTGCTCCCCGCAATCAGTAGAAATGAGCCATGGAGCAAGTCCTGCCCTTCTGGAAagtgctggggtgggggccacAGCTCCCACTCCCAGACCCCCGTGTTGCCATGGCAACCGAGCCACTGTGAGCATCCTGCTTGCAGCAGCCCAGATGTCTCGGCTGGGACAGCGGGGCTCTCTGCCAAAGGGAGGAATAGAGCCTGGGCCCAGGAGCCCCCTGCCCACGCACCCGCTGAAGCCACCTCAGTCCTGTCGTCCTGTGGTGTGGCCAGAATCTGTGTGCAGCAGGGCAGGGCTCAGACTGAGCAAGTCTGCAGTccggggaggggctggagccgGTGACCCCAGCAGTGGGCACCTATGAGTAACAGGACACCTTCCTGTCCAGGTGGCAAGGCCCTGGGAGTCCCCTGGAATGTCTTGGCTCGTACTCACGGCTGTTTCCAGTCTCCCCTAGCCCAGCCAGCCTGGCTCAGGGAGGAAGGCCGGCTCGCTGTCACACCTGCATGTCTCCTCCACATGGACTCACTGTCCCCTGAAGACCCCAGAAGGAAGGGCAGGATGACAACTAAGCGGCTGCAGGCCCTCGAGCCCGCCTGTACCACCGCATGCCCAGGCCCAAGCACCCACTTCTCCCTGCGTCATGCAACAGCCTCGGGCCCTGAGCTGCCCCCGAAACCCCTGTGTGGTCTCCTCACTCTCCCGGTTAAGACTACAGGGGAAAGGGCACCTCTGCCACTCGGTGCACCCCCGGGCTCCCTCCCCAGGCTTGTGGCTTCTGGGGTACAGGACACATCATGCCCCCGACTATGCCCCATGGGGGCATTTGCACTCAGGGGCCCCTTCCTAGCTGATGCTCATTTGCCAACAGAGGCAACTGTCATCTTCATttgacaaaatagaaaacaggGACTCAGCCAGATCCAACTCTACTCGCCTGGATCTCCGGGGCAGTGAGTGGCGGGAGGGCCAGGTCAGAGCCGCCTCTGGCCGGTGTGCCcgggccagctccccaggccaTGCCCGCTGCTCAGAGGTCACACCCGTGTTGGGGGCAGTCCCCGTTTAACCTCTACTGCCTCTTTCTCCAAACCTTAGGCTCTGCCAGGAGAGCTGGGGCCCGGGGCACGCCTGGCACGTTGTGGTCCTAAAGAGACTTTGTTGAGTGAACCAGACCCCTGCTCTcagctgtgtctgtctgtctgtctctcagtGGTCCAGGGCTGCTGGCCTTGGTCTGTACCCACTCCCAGCTCAGGCCACCACCCCAGACAGCACCCCATCCTGCTTCCTGATGCTCCAACCCTGGTCCTATGGAGCCAGCAGATGTGCTCTCACCTGGCCAGACCCGAGTGCTGGGGACAATAAGGGCGAGTGGTGCATCCCCCTGTGGGGGCAGAGCTCGAGATCCCAGAAATCAGCCCCCTCTCCTTCACACGTGTCAGTGCCTCCCCCCAAAGATGGGGGCTCCGCAGCTTGGGCATGCGCTTCCAGAAGCTGGTGCCCCTGCAGCCAGCCCTGAGGTCCCCAGGGGGCCGGTCGTCACGGgtccccccttcccctccataGCTGAGCGGAAGAGGCCGCTCCCCCCGCAGCCCCCCAAAGCCAGGGGAGCAGCCGCCAACTGAGCTGTTGCCAGGGCAACCGCCAGTTGCGTCTGCATGCGACAGGGGCTACAGGGGCTCACAGTCCCAGAGACAAATGTGACGCAGGAGCCAAGGGACCTGAGCTGCAGGGACTGAGGGTGTCTTTGAGTGAACAAAATGTTCCAGGTGGGGGGCACCCCTCCTGATGATCCTCAGACCAGCCCCAGAGAGGGGGAGCTGCTCTGCTCCACTCATCcggacagggaaactgaggcctggggttAGGGACctgtccaaggccacagagccagcaggAGGCCTGGGATGGAGTCCAGGTCTCCCCGGCTCTGGTGTGCAATCACTGAGCCCCTGGGATGTCCCAAGTCCTGGGGTCCAGGTGGGCTGGCCTTCCCCTCTGCTGAGCGGCACCTCCTGTGCCCTCCCTCAGGCTGTTGCCAGGATGGGGGCAGCCGTGGTGTCTGGGCACAGGTGTCCAGGAGAGATGGCACATCCTGGGGTCCCAGAAACTCCTCCAGTTCCCCCTGGAAATCCTGGGCTGCCTGGGCAGCTGATGACCTTGCTGCCCCCAACAGCCCGGCCCCTCAGCCAGCCGGCACCACACCCAGAGCTGTCACCAACAGTGGGCCTGTGGCCGACCCCCAGGAAGCACGCACTGGCTGCCGGAGGCCCTCAGCCCGCAGGGGGCAGGAGCGAAGTGGGCACAGGGCGGCAGAGGACCCCCCCGCTGTCTGATGGGCCCCGATGGGACTCCTTCCTGAGCTCTCCATCGCCATCCCTGCTCATGCCTGGCCACCAGGACCAGAATCACAGCTCCCGTTTGTCCAATGAGCAAAGTGAGGCCAGCCAAGGCGCTGATGCCAAGCCAGCACCAGGGTCGAGCAGAAACGGACAGGCCTGCCTCGTTCCAGGGCTGTCCCCGAGGTCCAGGTTGCATGGGAAATGGCAGCTCTGCAAAGCAGATGTTACTGGCCCATTTcacagcccagggctggggtgacctgcccagagccaggactcaaacccagcaCTCTAAGCCAACAACCTCCTGCTGGTCTACTTGGGGGCTCAGGTGGCACCGAAGCAGGTGAGTCTGGGGGCAGCAGAGCTTAACCAGAGAACCAGACGTGTCTCCCTAGTCAGTGTCCCCAGCAGCTGGCTGGCCACCGTGGGAGTGAACAGACACCTTCAGAGTGATGGGGTGCTTCCTATGGGAATTTGGCCCCTGGGGACTTGGGGGTAGGGGTCCCTGGTGCTGGCCTGGGTGTGCGGCAAGTGGCCCACTGACTTGGGcacgccccctgccccccacacaTGGCCGTCTTCACTCTCCTACTGGGTTTCCAGCTGTCTTCTCTGTGGCCTCACTGACTCCCCAGTCAGTGCTCCGTTGCGCACAGTGACCATTACAAATGCTCCTCCCCGGGGGGCTCAACCCAACCTCAtccctggggaggggcctgggaatcTTTATTTTAACCAGCTCTGTAGGCCGACCTAGCACTCTGTGAAGCCTGAGACCAGCTGTAAATGGCTAACCAGATGCTTCTAGAACGAACGCAGGAAAAATGAAATTGCTCCTGTAAGTTCTTGCTCCGATGCCCCTCCCACCCGCCAGCCCAGCCCGCTCCGAGCCGTCTCACCCACCTGTCTCTACCGCGACGTCCCTCCATCCCACTTCTCTCCCCGACATCCCCTCGCCCCTCCCTCCCGTCCCCCCTCTTCTCAGTGAGCCTCAGGGGGCCCCCCAGTTCTGTCGGGGTCTTGCCCCCATTGGTGGGCGGGTGGTCCGGGGCAGTCTGGAAGCCGGTCCGGtgagtgtgtattttttttaacatccccTCCAGACAGGTGAAGGGAGGTGCGGGGCTTGCACGACCGGGGACTTCAGTGAGGCTGGGGTCCTGCGAGGACCGgcgggagggtgggagggaccGGACGCCGGGGGCGTCTTCCCCCCCGCGGGTGGCCCTGGGGTCCTCGGCCCCGCGCCACCTGCGGCCTCCGCCGGGGTAGGGACGCCGTGGTCGGAGCGGGGTCCCCCTGCGCATCCCCGGGCCGGCTCTGGACGCGCTCGGCGGCCCGGGCAGTGGGGAATGGAGGTCGTTGGCGTCCTGTCCCCTGtcccccgcgccccgcccgctCCTGCGCTTCTAGGGGACGGTCCGCGGCGGGCGCCAGGCGCGGGCAGAAAGAGAAACGCCCCCAGACCCGCTCCTCCGAGCTCGCGCccgcctcagtttccctggggcCCAGGGTGCGTCTTCGCGACCTCCCGCCACCCTGCGCCTCGGGGGCCTGCCCGCGCCCCCCAGGGGTCCCGGCGGAGGCGGCGCAGGAGCCCGACCCGGCGCGAGGTGGCGGCGGCCGAAGGGGGCCGACCGGGCAGAGCTTCGACGGCGCGGGGCGGGAGCCCGCGGCACTCACCGGGGACCGGGCCGCGAGGGCGCGGGGACGGGGCTCCTCGGGGCGCCGCGCTCGGCACGGCTCGGGGGACGCCGAGGCAGCCCGACCGCTCGCAGCAGCGCGCGCAGACGACTGAGCGCTGGGGGCCGAGCGCAGcggcgggcggggggcgcgggggcggggcctgggctgctcgctccgcccccgccccgcccccgcgtcCCCAACGCCCAGGGGGCAGGCGAAGGTCCCTGCGCCCCCGGGGCCTGGACAGGGAGCCCCCTCCCCCGGGGGGGAGGCGCGGAGCTGTCAGTCCACCCACAGGTGGGTGTCGAGCAGGGAGCAGGCTCCCCTCTGCGTCAGGACCCCCTCCCCGGGGCCCCAGAGAAGCCAGAGTCACCGAAACCAGCAAGACATGCCCGGCACGCAGCGCAGACTTTTCTGGAGGGCTGCGCAGCCGTCTTGGGAGTGGCCCTCCCAGCCCAGCACTGTCCCCAGCATCAACCTGGAGTCGGCCTGGGTCTGGGGACTGTGCCACTGCAGGCCTAACTGCTCCCTCTTCTCAGAGGGGATAGTCCACACTCGGGTGAGGGGGTTCTGCAGACATCAACCCAGGACCTCCAGACAACCCTGACCACCTGTTGAGGTGATCATGCCCATGGCCTAGGGGAGGGCCCCGACGCCCACGTTGTGCCACGTGCCAGGCCACAGCCAGCTGGAACCCCCAGGCCTGGGCTGCACCCTGGCCTGGGCTCTTGCCAGCCCACCCTCGTGGCCCCCTCTCTGGGCCAGTGCCCCCCTCAATCTCCATCGCAGTGTTCTGGATTCGAGTGGTGCACTGCACAGTGGCCagctggagagcttgttaaaacagatgGCTGGGCAGCCCCAGACCCGCTGATTGCCAAAGTCTGGGCAGAGATTGaccatctgcatttctaacaagctcctggtGGGCCTGGGGTCCTGGCAACACACGTGCAGAACTGTGGGCGCGGCTCTGAGGTTCTGGGCCTGTCTGAGGGGCACAGGGTCCTTGGATCCTGGCCCTGCCTTTGGCTGGTCCTGCTGGGTCCTCAGAGCACCACACACTCGGGGGATCAGACTGGGATTTGGAGCTTTCACCACAAAGGACTTCACCTCTAATGGCGGGGCTCCAGGCAGCGTGGGGAACAGAAAGGCCTGGAACCCACTCCAGCTCAGGCCCGGAAACAAGGATGGTTCACTCCGGGGAGGCCAGGGGTCAGCTGAGCTGAGTGGAGGGCTAAAGGCTGGAGGAAAAGGATTCCAGAGCAGCTCCATGCAGGGAGGCCCCCCCTCTGGAAACAACTCCCCTGTCATTCCCCAGCACTGCCCATTACTTGGCGGGAGCGGGGGGAAGCATGGCCCAGCTTCCCTAGCCCAGGGAGACCCAGGTGCTTCTCCCCTCACCCTAGGATGGGGAGACACTGCTCTGATGGGGCCACCACCTGTCGCAGCTTTTAGATCCAGACTCACTCATATCCATGCAGCCGGTGTCTCTGTGCAGGACAAGCCCCAGAGCCACTGGGGTAGAGGGGAGACAGCACTGCAGGGTCCGGGGACAGAATGCAGGGTGGGGGATATAATGCAGGATGGGGTGGGACAGAATGCAGGGTAGGGGGGGTAGAATGCAGGGTTGGGGGACAGAAGTGCAGCACGGCGGAGTGGGTCCTCTTAGAAGctctgcccccaggccctgcTTCCATTCTGACCCAGCACAGCCAGGCAGATGGGGGTGGGGATGTCAGGAAACTGCTTGGGACAGAGATGAGTCAGGCGACAGGGGAGGGGACCTGGACCTGGTGCCATAGCTGCCCCTTGGCTTCTTTCTGCAGGGGACGGGAATCGGGGTGGGGGCTGATGTCCTTCCCTGGGGGCTGGCAGGCTTTGAGCCAGGATCTCAGAGCTGATGCCCCCAGCCCCGCAGTCTTGCGTCAGGTTCTGCCAACCTGTTGGCACAAACACAGGCCTGGTTGCCATGGTGATCGTAATGGCTTTGGGGTGAAGAGATGAGACTCGGCAGCTGCTGTAAACAGGAAGTTAGGAGGGGCAGCTGCCTGGGAGGGggcccctgctcccacccctgtCCCAGGCCCTGAGGGGCTGGGCACCGGTGGCATTGAGCAGAGGAACCAGCCCTAAGAGGAATACTGAAGCCTGTTGGGGCAGAGGGCCCCCAGAGACCTCACCACCCTCtcttacagatagggaaactgaggcccagaggggggAAAGGGTTTGTCCAGGACTTAGccttgggcctcagcttccccaggaAAGGATAACCCCCAGGGCTTCCCTCCACAAACACTTCCCCGGGAGGGAGCGATGGTCCCATTCCTAGCCGACCCCTTTATTCTCCCGATCTGTTCTGAGACTGAAGTCGGCCCATC encodes the following:
- the BAIAP3 gene encoding BAI1-associated protein 3 isoform X6, producing MSTLLDIKSSVLRQVQVCPSFRRRTEEEPGSTSADPQEPPTGAWKPGDGVEFFSQMRRILKKGEGRQGLPCPEVLLRSGSPAPAEPVDPNRGLRALTQEEVQMLYEEALYTVLHRAGTMGPEQVNDQEALLSYLQQVFSTSPEEHAEAIERVKKAKAPTYALKVSVMRAKNLLAKDPNGFSDPYCMLGILPASGTPREPGSHKEQRFSFRKGSKRGGPLPAKCIQVTEVKSSTLNPVWKEHFLFEIEDVSTDQLHLDIWDHDDDVSLVEACRKLNEVIGLKGMSRYFKQIVKSARANGTAGPTEDHTDDFLGCLNIPIREVPVAGEDRWFKLEPRSSASRVQGDCQLVLKLITTQRDTAMSQRGRSGFLSYLLLLSRLLQFEHRTDEPNSSSWRGELSGPAATVLCLHGAQSNLSALQLAVLHWQVSSRHHQTRTLDYGYLLGLLEDMQAHWEESASLPQEQEESLADSFSAFSEFGLRLLRQLRDYFPATNSTAVYRLELLLKCLGKLQLFQPAFEICPFETELNMDIAAALKRGNREWYDRLLNSKSPREQPGPQRLVGLVELADAVYEDLQSCYGIYASLFHSIVKVDFFTLTFRQLERLVAEEAWVLTEELSPKMTLEVASGLFELYLTLADIQCFWSSIPGRDSRSLALAGIHAPFLPAVKLWLQVLRDQTKWRLQGAVDVDTLEPMDASSKHSSSAATASLCFSHIQELWARLAWPDPSQAQGLGTQLSQLLRKKVDAQPGAAGEAVSEPLCVVLNNVELLRKAAGQALRGLAWPEGAAGLEGVLPRPLLSCMQALDEDLQQEAHTVTAHLTSKTVGDIRKYVQHISLSPDSIQNDEAVAPLMKYLDEKLALLNASLVKENLSRALEALWELLLQAILQALGANRDVSADFYGRFHFTLEALVSVFHAEGQGLPLESLRDGSYKRLEEELRLHKCSTRECIEQYYLDKLKQKSLEQNRFGRLSVRCHYEAAEQRLAVEVLHAADLLPLDANGLSDPFVIVELGPPHLFPLVRSQRTQVKSRTLHPVYDELFYFSVPAEACRRRGACVLFTVMDHDWLSTNDFAGEAALGLGSIGGVARPPVGGSVRAGQPITLHLRRPRAQVRSALRMLEGRANKEAQEFVKRLKELEKCMEADP
- the BAIAP3 gene encoding BAI1-associated protein 3 isoform X3, with the protein product MSTLLDIKSSVLRQVQVCPSFRRRTEEEPGSTSADPQEPPTGAWKPGDGVEFFSQMRRILKKGEGRQGLPCPEVLLRSGSPAPAEPVDPNRGLRALTQEEVQMLYEEALYTVLHRAGTMGPEQVNDQEALLSYLQQVFSTSPEEHAEAIERVKKAKAPTYALKVSVMRAKNLLAKDPNGFSDPYCMLGILPASGTPREPGSHKEQRFSFRKGSKRGGPLPAKCIQVTEVKSSTLNPVWKEHFLFEIEDVSTDQLHLDIWDHDDDVSLVEACRKLNEVIGLKGMSRYFKQIVKSARANGTAGPTEDHTDDFLGCLNIPIREVPVAGEDRWFKLEPRSSASRVQGDCQLVLKLITTQRDTAMSQRGRSGFLSYLLLLSRLLQFEHRTDEPNSSSWRGELSGPAATVLCLHGAQSNLSALQLAVLHWQVSSRHHQTRTLDYGYLLGLLEDMQAHWEESASLPQEQEESLADSFSAFSEFGLRLLRQLRDYFPATNSTAVYRLELLLKCLGKLQLFQPAFEICPFETELNMDIAAALKRGNREWYDRLLNSKSPREQPGPQRLVGLVELADAVYEDLQSCYGIYASLFHSIVKVDFFTLTFRQLERLVAEEAWVLTEELSPKMTLEVASGLFELYLTLADIQCFWSSIPGRDSRSLALAGIHAPFLPAVKLWLQVLRDQTKWRLQGAVDVDTLEPMDASSKHSSSAATASLCFSHIQELWARLAWPDPSQAQGLGTQLSQLLRKKVDAQPGAAGEAVSEPVSGLAGRRERAGGHHRTANPPMSGAPPQLCVVLNNVELLRKAAGQALRGLAWPEGAAGLEGVLPRPLLSCMQALDEDLQQEAHTVTAHLTSKTVGDIRKYVQHISLSPDSIQNDEAVAPLMKYLDEKLALLNASLVKENLSRALEALWELLLQAILQALGANRDVSADFYGRFHFTLEALVSVFHAEGQGLPLESLRDGSYKRLEEELRLHKCSTRECIEQYYLDKLKQKSLEQNRFGRLSVRCHYEAAEQRLAVEVLHAADLLPLDANGLSDPFVIVELGPPHLFPLVRSQRTQVKSRTLHPVYDELFYFSVPAEACRRRGACVLFTVMDHDWLSTNDFAGEAALGLGSIGGVARPPVGGSVRAGQPITLHLRRPRAQVRSALRMLEGRANKEAQEFVKRLKELEKCMEADP